TTTCTTCCTTATTATTGCAAATATTGATTTACAATTTAGATTTGAATGAAATGTGATGCTGATTTCAAGTTCTCCTTTGAGATAAATACAAGTTTGTGGTGGCATTTAAGTGCAATTATCTTGTAAATAAGATATTTCCTAAATGACTGGAAGGCAGCAGTAGTATGTTTAAAACTTTGTAATAAAGCATTTTCTATTGTCATTTGCATTTTCTGTTGCCTAAAAGTAAGAACTGGCAATCACTAAATTGCAGAGTACAGTACAAAATTTAGCACGACTACTGTTCTAGTATTTTTTAGGGGGGATTAGCATGTCCCATGACCATTGtaatgtcccatggaagctaaagaacttggcactgacctgtgggatatacgTCTGGGGGCTCCTGCATGAAATGTGGATTTAATTTCTGCAAAACGTTTCTTGTCTGTTCacttggacaattctagccagacgctgATGGTTACAAATCAATACTACACAAGATTGAGACGCCCTGTCAGGTACTAAAGGCCTAGAGGTTTCATGAAGACTCCCACATTAGgtagcacctctctctctctctctctctctctttgtctcatatATACGTCTTACTCTTAACCAAAGTCCATCCTGAGTATCTCAGTTTTTTTCTCAGGCTTGTTGTGGTAAGTGGAGGGGAGCATGGGCAGGTTTAGGTCTGTGTCTCTGCGCTGGATAAACGTCCGTAACTGTACAGAGTTCCGTTTCCCTGTGTGTCCCGGAACACTAATGGACCCTCCTGTCATCCCATTCCTCTTTTCCTTAGAGTGCCTCAGGCTTTTGATGACCAGAGCCTGCTGTCTTTGAGTTGGAAACACTGGCGGTTTTGAACCGTTAACCAGAAAGGGGGAGGAGCCCGTGGCAGTCCCAGCGTGATGTTTAAGCCCCACCCACGTCACTTTCTTTGGCGACACAGTTCCGTGACGTAGTCTTGGTAATGGTGAAGTTTGTGCAGTGGTTTCCATGGCGCTGAGGTGACGGGCAGGGTGAGTCTTTTCCTCGATGGCCAGCAGAAGGTCTTTAAACCGCTGCCCGGCTCTGCTCTCAAAGTGTGTCCTGGGTGATACGGCCTTTTCAGAGTAGAACGTCTGGAGCTTCTCCAGTTTGTCATCATGGAGGTGTGTTAGTTCCTCTCCTGAATAATCCTCAGGGTGTGTGACTCTCAGGTCATGAGGTTTTGCAGCTGGTTTGATGGACTGAGAGTCCTTTTTATTTTCCACAGTTACTGGAGCATCAGAGGGGGTGGAGTCACACAACTTTGAGCCACTCCCTTCCCTGCAGGAGCATTTGGGGGGCGAGGCGTGGACCAGCTCCCTCTCACCAAACAGAGAGACTGAAACccacataaatacaaaaatattaaataaaaaaattaaacacatataaatgaaaaataataggGATGAAGCAAAAACTGAGCAGTCAAAAAAGTGgacagtgttttattgttttattcatgaatttgttttcattattattatcgtTTTGATTTTCTATTGTTTCTTACatttttgcttttcattttttattgcattcattttttttcactttttagtcattttagttgtttttatgcTGATAGTTGTACTTGGTAGcccctattttttattttgcttattgtttcctagtttttcttttattagcttttttacTTTCcctttttcatgtatttttaagATTACATTTATGATCTGGCTaaattgtaaatgagggtcactctcaatgtattaagagtttaaataaaggttgactgattgattgaattGTGGGAGTGTGGTCATCAGAGCACTGGAACATTTTTCTTATTGCTGGCTATCTCAGTCTACACATTTCATGGCAACAAGAGGGGCAGATGTTAACTTGCAAAACATGATTCTTttgcttaaaaataaatctttcttCAAAATGATATtcagtgtatatagtatatatacttatatatacaaaCCTTAAAATATACCTGTATATACCTTAAAGTCAAaccatatttattttaaagaaaagacACTACCTTCAGGAAACAGTCCTTCTCTTGTCTCCATGCTGATTGCAAAGTCATTATCGATGAATGCGTCCGCTAGTGGGGTGGATGGGGTAACTGCTCTCTTCCCTTCTGAGCTTGGCTGTTTCTGTCTGATGGCCTCCTCTGGTCTCCTTCTGCTGCCTAGAGAATCTCTGTCCTGTGACTGGATGCGTGGAGTTTTACTGGACTGTCTCCGACTCCTGTCTCCTTCACTGGTAGTGTCACTCTGAGGAGACTAAAAAAGAGATTATTTATTATTGCAGGTGGACATGCTGATGAAGAGGTGGTTGATCTGTGTATTTCTTTGTAGATCAACTACATTTGACCCACCACTTTAAAATTCTTTTAGTAGACTACCTGTTGCTGACTCTTCGCTGGTGTGTTGTTCCTCTCGTTCCATACAGGCTTATTCTGGTTCCAATCACTACTTTCCACCTTCTGTAGAATCATAACAAGTCACATTTCATGtagatatatttgtatatgtacatatatgtatgtgtttgcCTCTGTGCTGTAGTTTAATTATGCATGTAGTGGTAATTTACCTTCATGGTCTTGGCTACTTTCTGTTGTCTGATCAtttttttcagcagcagttgGTAGGTAGCCAGGATGGTGGAGGGTTTGTTGTTGATTACAGTGTGGATGATGTCTGAGAAACCATAGCCAAGAGACTCGGACATGTAGTTCAGCACTGATGAGTTCAGATCTTCAGGACGTAAtctaaacacatacagtacatttgcTATAACATACTGCTGCATAGATGTGATATttaaggacattttttttttgtttaacacaaTCCCTGATTATTTAAAGCCACCTGT
The Astyanax mexicanus isolate ESR-SI-001 chromosome 13, AstMex3_surface, whole genome shotgun sequence DNA segment above includes these coding regions:
- the LOC103036412 gene encoding hormonally up-regulated neu tumor-associated kinase homolog A isoform X1, producing the protein MPTAVKTSLDSMMSDSGELERSVPPCLGKVPKDLVRNFPHTKRVGSYLVGKMINKGSFAKVMEGMHISTGEKVAIKVIDKKKARQDSYLLKNMKREPRIHQMIRHPNIVLLLETLETENCYYMAMELCSGGDLMDRICDQKRLEEREVRRYTRQILSAVDHLHTHGIVHRDLKIENFLLDEHNNIKIVDFGLSNTLKVYSLSPELLNTQCGSPAYAAPELLAHRKYGPKVDVWSVGVSMFAMLTGTLPFTVEPFNIKQLHQKMVNGEISTIPSDISKGAVQFVLSLLEPDPLKRPTVKAAMEEKWLNEGYAKRPLHTVSYKNRLRPEDLNSSVLNYMSESLGYGFSDIIHTVINNKPSTILATYQLLLKKMIRQQKVAKTMKKVESSDWNQNKPVWNERNNTPAKSQQQSPQSDTTSEGDRSRRQSSKTPRIQSQDRDSLGSRRRPEEAIRQKQPSSEGKRAVTPSTPLADAFIDNDFAISMETREGLFPEVSLFGERELVHASPPKCSCREGSGSKLCDSTPSDAPVTVENKKDSQSIKPAAKPHDLRVTHPEDYSGEELTHLHDDKLEKLQTFYSEKAVSPRTHFESRAGQRFKDLLLAIEEKTHPARHLSAMETTAQTSPLPRLRHGTVSPKKVTWVGLKHHAGTATGSSPFLVNGSKPPVFPTQRQQALVIKSLRHSKEKRNGMTGGSISVPGHTGKRNSVQLRTFIQRRDTDLNLPMLPSTYHNKPEKKTEILRMDFG
- the LOC103036412 gene encoding hormonally up-regulated neu tumor-associated kinase isoform X2, which translates into the protein MKREPRIHQMIRHPNIVLLLETLETENCYYMAMELCSGGDLMDRICDQKRLEEREVRRYTRQILSAVDHLHTHGIVHRDLKIENFLLDEHNNIKIVDFGLSNTLKVYSLSPELLNTQCGSPAYAAPELLAHRKYGPKVDVWSVGVSMFAMLTGTLPFTVEPFNIKQLHQKMVNGEISTIPSDISKGAVQFVLSLLEPDPLKRPTVKAAMEEKWLNEGYAKRPLHTVSYKNRLRPEDLNSSVLNYMSESLGYGFSDIIHTVINNKPSTILATYQLLLKKMIRQQKVAKTMKKVESSDWNQNKPVWNERNNTPAKSQQQSPQSDTTSEGDRSRRQSSKTPRIQSQDRDSLGSRRRPEEAIRQKQPSSEGKRAVTPSTPLADAFIDNDFAISMETREGLFPEVSLFGERELVHASPPKCSCREGSGSKLCDSTPSDAPVTVENKKDSQSIKPAAKPHDLRVTHPEDYSGEELTHLHDDKLEKLQTFYSEKAVSPRTHFESRAGQRFKDLLLAIEEKTHPARHLSAMETTAQTSPLPRLRHGTVSPKKVTWVGLKHHAGTATGSSPFLVNGSKPPVFPTQRQQALVIKSLRHSKEKRNGMTGGSISVPGHTGKRNSVQLRTFIQRRDTDLNLPMLPSTYHNKPEKKTEILRMDFG